In one Mycobacteroides chelonae genomic region, the following are encoded:
- a CDS encoding condensation domain-containing protein, whose translation MRIGTITVGALDEWTLSPGSVTSWHPTPDAAENARQAPVSLVPVSYMQSQHLRNYYERNEAGLNFSRQIIASCDVAGQCDIAAMDHALNAYLRRHDTFRSWFERAADGTFVRHSISDPSEIEFAPVTQGHMTVDEIRNHVIDIPSPLEWGCFTFGIIQSENHFTFFAAMDHVHGDATLIGTTMMEANGMYSALSGGGQALTLPDAGSFDDFCTREREFTSALTLDSPGVRAWIDFAENNNGTFPEFPLPLGNPAEATTSTMTSLSLMSPEQTDRFESACSTAGSRFVGGLFACLGLVEHEFTGAVTYYGLTPRDSRTASDNFMTQGWFTGLIPITVPIAATSFNDAAYAAQTAFDSSLDMSRVPYYRVLELAPWLKWPEPNFPVSNFFHGGAAPLNAILAAGELGLADNIGIYPDGRFSYQLTIYIFRYGEGTAMAIMHPDNPIAEKSALRYMEAMKSVCGRVADSGHWGRVA comes from the coding sequence TTGCGCATTGGCACGATAACTGTTGGCGCACTTGATGAATGGACGTTGAGCCCCGGCTCCGTCACCTCGTGGCACCCCACCCCAGACGCGGCCGAGAACGCCCGGCAAGCACCTGTGAGTTTGGTGCCAGTCAGCTACATGCAGAGCCAACATCTGCGAAATTACTACGAACGGAACGAAGCTGGCCTAAACTTCTCGCGCCAAATAATCGCCAGCTGCGATGTCGCGGGCCAGTGCGACATCGCCGCGATGGACCATGCCCTCAACGCATACCTGCGTAGGCATGACACCTTCCGCAGCTGGTTCGAGCGCGCCGCGGACGGGACGTTCGTACGGCACTCCATCAGCGATCCAAGCGAAATCGAGTTCGCGCCTGTAACACAAGGGCATATGACGGTCGATGAAATACGCAACCACGTCATCGACATACCGAGCCCACTGGAATGGGGATGCTTCACCTTTGGAATCATCCAGAGCGAGAACCACTTCACGTTCTTCGCTGCCATGGACCACGTACATGGTGATGCAACGTTGATTGGCACCACCATGATGGAAGCCAACGGAATGTACTCCGCGCTGAGCGGAGGCGGGCAGGCCCTCACGCTTCCCGATGCCGGCAGCTTCGACGACTTCTGCACTCGCGAGCGCGAGTTCACATCGGCATTAACCCTGGATTCGCCCGGGGTACGCGCGTGGATCGACTTTGCCGAGAACAACAATGGGACGTTTCCCGAGTTCCCGCTTCCACTGGGCAACCCGGCCGAAGCGACCACCAGCACCATGACCTCCCTGTCGCTGATGAGCCCGGAGCAGACGGACCGATTCGAGTCCGCCTGCTCGACTGCCGGCTCACGGTTCGTCGGTGGTCTCTTCGCCTGCCTCGGCCTGGTCGAGCACGAATTCACCGGGGCGGTCACCTATTACGGTCTGACTCCGAGGGATTCACGCACAGCTAGCGACAATTTCATGACGCAAGGCTGGTTTACCGGCCTGATCCCGATCACCGTTCCGATCGCGGCAACCTCTTTCAACGATGCGGCCTACGCCGCACAGACCGCCTTCGATTCGAGTCTGGACATGTCCCGGGTGCCGTACTACCGGGTCCTGGAATTGGCGCCGTGGCTGAAGTGGCCGGAACCGAACTTTCCGGTGTCGAACTTCTTCCACGGTGGCGCCGCTCCGCTCAACGCCATCCTCGCGGCGGGCGAGCTGGGCCTTGCCGACAACATCGGCATCTATCCGGACGGCCGATTCTCCTACCAGTTGACCATCTACATATTCCGGTACGGGGAAGGGACCGCGATGGCGATCATGCATCCCGATAACCCGATCGCCGAGAAGTCGGCGCTGCGCTACATGGAGGCCATGAAGTCGGTGTGCGGGCGAGTCGCGGACAGCGGTCACTGGGGACGCGTCGCGTAG